CGCCTGCGGCGCCTTCCCCCCTTACAAAAAGGGGGGTGAATAGGGCATGTCGATTTATAAGAAGCCATCTCAATAAAAATGATTATGAAAAAGTAGCAACTTTAAAAAATGTCAAACCAACTCTGGCATGGGTGCAACTCTGGGAGCGCCTGTGAATCAGGGCCTGAAAGCCCGCACCGAAGCGAGCGGAGTTGAACCCATGCAACAAACAGTGAATGATCAAGTTTTTAGAGATGGCTTGTAACTAGGCGATCTTACTCCGTCACAATCGGCAGTCCGGCGTTTTTCCAACCAGTAAAGCCGCCGTCCATTGATTTGACGTTGGTGTACCCCATCTGCTGCAACGCGTCAGCCGCCAGCGCCGAACGATAACCGCCGCCGCAATACAATATGATCTCTTGGTCGTGATCGGGAAGCTTGCCTTCAACGTCGCGTTCGATGATGCCTTTGCCAAGATGAATCGCCTGGGGCAGACGCCCGTTGTCCCATTCATGATCTTCTCTAACATCCACTAGAACAAATTCTTCGCTCGCGTCCATGCGCTGTTTGACTTCAGCGACGTTAGTTTCGACGACGCGTTTTTTTGATTCTTGGACGAGTTTCAAGAATCCTGGTGCGTGTTTCATTGCAATCTCCTCATTCGTTAGAATGATACAGTTGCCAGTCATGAGCCGAGGCGGGCGCATCGCCGGGCACGGTCACCCGAGCAAGCCGCCCCGGTGCGCTGAATAGGTTACCGATGGCGTAAAGCACGTACAATTCACCGTCTTCATCCTCGACGAACGATGTGATCGCAATCGATGGATGCGCCCCGCTTGCGAGTTCCCAGGATACCTCTTTCAACAGCCAGTTGTCAGGCGCGGTTTCTTCCAGCGCAAAAAAATCGCCCGCATAATCAGAGAAAATATACTGCCCGATCATGCTGCTGAACTGGCGCCCGCGATAGACATATCCCCCGTTTACGGAAATGCGGTTCGCCGCGTGGTTGTATTCTGCAATGGGCAGTTCCAACCCTTCTGAATTGCAATTGGTTGGATTAAAACAATCGCTGCCTTCCATGATGCGCCAGCCATAGTTGCCGCCGCGTTTGATGATGTTAATTTCTTCTATACGGTTTTGCCCGACATCCGCGCAGAACAGTCGCCCGGTTTCGCGGTCGAACGAGAAGCGCCAGGGGTTGCGCAACCCATACGCCCAGATTTCGTCTAATCCGTCCACGCCGACGAACGGGTTGTCGCTTGGGATCAAGTTGCCGTCTGGCGCATCGACGTTGATTCTAAGAATTTTACCTAACAGCGTATTTAAGTTTTGCCCGTTGCCGATGGAGCCGTGCTGGTCATTGGCGCCGCCGCCGTCGCCGCTGGCGATGTAGAGCATTCCATCGGGACCGAACGCCAACTGGCCGCCATTGTGGTTAAACTGCGGCTGTGAAAATGTTAACAGTTGAACTTCAAACGACTGCGCTACGTTTGGGCTAAAATCCGAAACCGAATATTCCGCGACGACCGATGTACTATTCGCTCCGCTTTGTTGACTGGGGGCGGTGTAGTACACAAAGAAGCGCCCGTTGCTTTTATAATTGGGGTGAAACGCCATTCCTAACAAGCCGCGTTCGTCGTAGCCATTTGAATTGACTTCGACCCGGTCGCTGATATCCAAAAATGGTTCGTCCAACAAGGCGCCGTTTTCAATGATGCGAATTTTTCCCTTTTGCTCAAGAATAAACAGCCGTCCGCTGCCGTCGCCTGCGTGGGTTCCAGCAACCGGTTGATCGAGTGAAGCCACAACATCTTCTAACACAACTTCAAACTCAGCGTTTGGTTGGGAATGGGACTGGAACACGAGAACAAATGTAACAACGAAGAGACTCAAAACATGAATCAGTTTAACCATTAGACATTTCCCTCTTTGGGCCATACTATTTCAGATAACGTATCGCCAATTGTGATGGTTTAAAATGGACAACGAGGAGAGTTGACTGCGATGCCTGCGCCAATGAGCGGCCAAGAGGCTGCGGACTTTTGGATTCAAAAAGGCAATTACCCCAAAGCCCTGCTTGCGCTACGGCCGCTCGTGAATGAGTCGCCCGATAACGCCAATTTGTTCTATCAGATCGGCTATTGCCTTGTTAAAATGGGGCAGTATGAAGAAGCGCATCAGGAACTTCAACGTGCGCTATCCATCGACCCCAATCATGCCGAAGCCAAGAAACTACTCGACCGCGTCGATTACAACCCCGACGCCGAGGGTGCTCACTCGATCCCTGATGATATATTCAATGACGCCATCGCGTCGAGCCGCGTATTAAAACGAATCGCTTGCCCTCAGTGCGGCGCGGAACTTCTCAAGGGCGCTAGAGATTGCTCGCATTGCAAGTATGTTTTCCCGCAATATAAATTAGTCAAAGCGATAACAAGCGTCGTAATTGTCATCGCCTTTCTCGCGGGAGGCCGCTATTACTTTCTTGGGCCGGATGCGTTTGTGCTCCCCATGCCGACGCTCAATCAAACCGCAGGCTTTTTTGTGGGGTTTCTTCAGACCGTGACAACGTTATTTGTTGCAGCGCTGTTGACCAATTACTGCGAACTGGACAAAGCCTGGAATTTTGAGTGGAAACTCGATTTGGGCGCGTCAGTATTGACTGCAATCTGTATGGCGCCGATCAATATGTATGCGTTTTTACTGATTAAAGAGATTTCGAAGATACCAGGGTGGGCTATTTTTCTACTTGGAGTTCGCATCTTTGTTTTTATTGCAACGGTTTTGTTCTTGGTTCTTTTCTTTCAACGTAAGATAATTTATTTGGTATTGTTGGTTCTTACCTACTATTGCATCAGCCCATTGTTTTATTTATTGTTTACACCTCTGCGTTGGTTGGCGGGTATAATATAACAGAATAAAGCGGTTCTTTTTTCTGGTAGAGTTTTATTTTGAAGTCTGTTTGGTATAATAAAAAAGTGGGCGGCGCATGGCCGCCCGAAGCCTAAATCGGAAAGAGAGGTTTCGTCGTGTGAATTGCTCACACAACGAGCCTACTTGTTTTAACGGTTGATCTTGCTGTTTGGTTTACTATCCCACCCGTATATTAAGTACATATAGTATAAAACGACCCAACCGTCATTTTGTTTCATCTTTTTTTCAAAGAAGCAGGGCATTCTTACCTCACCTGCTTCTTTTGATAATAGACAATCGTTAGCCCCAGGAAAGCAGCTAGAATTCCCACCGATGCAAGCGGTAACATAAACCGCAAGAAAAACGCTGTGAGATAAACAGGAAACGTCTCTGTCCTTTGCTGCATAGATAGAATAAAGACCGCAATTACCGTTGCTAAACTCAACACATATCCAACGCTGGTTGTGATTAATGACGGAGATATCATAGAAACGCTAAATGACACGCCATGCCCAATAAACATGGCAACCAAGCAAACTAGCAACCCAAAGTTTGTGTTGAAAGCGTCATAGTTTCGGTTAATGAAAACCGTGAAGATTTCGCTGCCAAAGAACAAATAAACGAACATGAAAAACACAATAAACCACAACGCAACGCCCGCTAAGCCAACAAAGTAATAAACGCGCAGCAGCGTAAAACGCTCAATGGGGCGAATGAACAAAAACGCCTCAAGGTTGTCATTCGCTTCCAGGATGCGGTTTCCCGCCGCCATCAGATACGCCAAACCCAGCGAGATGAAAAAGATATAATAGTGAAGCCACTCGCTGATACTCGATAGCGTGTAGTGAGTCAGGCGCTGCGGCGAATAGTTGTGAAGCCAGCTCAAGTAGGCCACGATGATCAGCGACATCAGACAGAAGGCGGCGACGATGGGACCAGATTGGCGCACTTCTTTCCAAATCAGCGCGTATTCAATTTTGCTGTTCATGATTCGCCTCCTTCTTTGTAGTCTCTTGTTCCGAGTAATCCCTTTTGAATTGCTGAAAATCCAGGCAGGTTATACACATCAACGCTTTGAGCGCCTTCTGTCTTAAGCGACTGGTTTGCCCCCAGGCTGAATTGTGACAAGCGTGAATCTCCCATAAATACCACCGAGCGCTCGCCCTGGTCGTTTTGGCGAATCCACAACTTCTCAATGTTTGAGTCAATGATGATTCGCGCGTAGGGATCAAAGCGCTTGTTGTCTTTCAAGTCATAGACAAACAAGTTGTTGAAAAAGTGGTTATACAAAAACCCATCTTCAAACCGCAATGAGCGGGAGAACCTTCCACTGTATTTCCAATTGGTCATTGACCGCGTGAGCGGCATCTTTTGGCGGCTGATTTCTTTAATGCGGGTCGGGTCGCTGATGTCAAACACCGAAAGATACTCAGACCATTGGCTCGAAAAGGCCGCCGCCAGTCGGTCTCCGTCAATGGCGAAGTTGATGCCCTGCGGGTGATAGCGGCCATCAGGCAGCCCCGGCAGTGGTTTCAATGTTTCACAACCGACCGAGACGCGTAGAACGGCAGGGTCAGAATAATCAAAACACTCCAGACTAAAATAGCCTTCCCCATCTTTTCGGTTATAGCCGTCTAGGGTGAATAGCGAGTAGTCTCCTACGCCATCGGGGGGGGATTGAATCCAAAAGTTTCCAGATTGAACCCATCGGGCGGTATCAGCAGCGTCTGTTAATTGTTCGAACAAGGGCGATTTAACATCGGCTAAAACATTCTCATCGAAGATATAGATTTTTTCATCATTGTGGCTTATCTCTCTCATAACTGGCAGTTCGCTGAACTTGCCGTTAAACGAATTGGAAGGAAACAGGCCGGGTTGTTTGGCTTCGATCGATTCGGTGACCCAAGAGTCTCCTTTTCGGTAGTTGAACTCTAGCCGTTCTAAAGGCGTGAAGCGCGGCTCGCCTTCATACGAGAAGCGCCCAATTAAGTTGACCTGAAAATGGAGGATAGGATAAAAACCATTCGCTGTGTTGAACAGTTGTTGCGTAAATTCCATCCCGCCATTTTGTTCGACATAATCAAAGAAGTGTTGATACTTTTCTTTTATCTCGCGATAGGTCAACGGCTCGTTTCTGATTACATAATCGCCATCAACAAATTCCATGTCAGGCTGCCAGATTTCAAGAAACACACGATTATCTCCGCCGTATTGCCTGATGTATTCCTCAAGCAAGTGAACGGTGAAATCCCGTCGTGAATAAACGATGCCGCCCTTGTGGGATTGATACAGCTGCCAAGAATTCGGGTTTTCCCACACGCGAAATCGCTCGAACTTTTGTCTGAATTCAGCGTCAAAGTTTTGGGGATTAAACAGTTTCATCAGCGGCTCAGATAAAACGGTTTCATATCTGCCCCGTTCGTCATGTTTGTTGATCGTCAATTCACACAGAGTCGGTTGAAATGTCGGGTCAGGAATCACCCAGGGTCGGTTGTAGTCTTGGCGGGGCCGTGTGTTTGTTCCCATCAACATAGCATTATATGGCTTCAAATCGCCATTCGGCATTTGAGGAGCATGAGCCGCTGGCGAAGCGGGAAAATGTCTATACGCCCACTTTACGATGGGGTCGTTTGTTATTCTATCAGCCTCATCAATTGTCAGGCCGTCATTGGTTACGATCTTGCCATCAACTTCTATCGCCGCCATCTTGGCGTTGACGTTTGACATATTGAGCGACATCGAAAAGTAAAAGAGAACAAGCAAAGTCGCCAGCGCACAAATATATCCCTGCCAGTAATTCAATCGGCCTGTCATGCGCAACCTTAGAACCGCAGACGCTACGACCGCTAGTGCAAGGACGCGAAGCCCGATTGACAACCATGGATTCACTGCTGAAAAACTCAAGATGTCGTTCAGAAACCTGGATTGACCGAATTGTGATAATTCATAAATGTAACTGAGAGAAATAAGATATACCGGAACCGCCAACAACAGCAAACCGAAACTGCGAAGACGGTTCGCTGTAAAACTTGAAGCGGTGAAAAAGCACAAACTGGCGGCGATGAATATCAAGACGACATACAATAAAAGCTGCCAGAAGGATACGGCGTAGAATATGATGTTCGAGTAAGAAACCGAGATTAAAATCCCAACCATCGCCAACGCGAATCCCGCCAGCCATTGCATGAAGCAAAGCGCTTCAGGCGCAACCGGTTTCAGGTTTAGGCAAACCAGGTTGTCTCGTTCCGGCTCGCGAGAAAGCAGCGGTAAGAAGAACACAAAGGCTAATACAATGACATAGAAAAGTTGAACGCCAATTGCCGCTGTGATGTCTCCGCCGATGGCTCTTAAATAATGTTGATTATCTGACCGGGGCGTCTGTGTATAAAACAAGGTCGGCGCGACGAACGCGAACAACAGGCTCAGCCAGAAGATAGGCCGACACTCGCGGTATTCTTTCCAAAGCAGCGCTCTGAATTGGTTCCAGTAGAGGGTCATGGTCATCCTCACATTCCCCGCCGGGCGGACCGCACGGTTTCGACGAATATTTCTTCCAAACTCATGGGTTCGACCTGCAAGTCAATCGGCTTGTAGGCGCGAAACTGCTCTAAGACCCCGTCTTCAAATTCCCCGGAGAAGTACGACTCTTCGCGTCCGCTTCCTTCGATCCAATTGACGGCGCTCAGTTGTTCGCGTTCTGGTATATCGCCGTTCCAGGTGACGCGGATACGCTTGGCGCTTTCTTTCAGCGAAGTCAGCGATTGGTTGCGCAACAGCCGCCCGTTGTGCATGATGCCCACGTCGTCGGCGACGCGCTCGACTTCGTCCAACAGGTGCGATGAGAAGAACACCGTGCGCCCTTCGCTTTGGATCAGCGAGACGACTTGCTCTAAGATCTCCCGCCTTACAATCGGGTCGAGACCGGAAGACGGCTCGTCCAGAATCAGCAGGGGAGGGCGGTGGCCAATCGCCAACAGTAGCGCCAGTTTTGCGCGTTCGCCGCGCGACAGGTGTTTGATCTTGGCCTCTGGATCGAGGTTCATGTCGTTGCGAGTACTTTCGACCAGCTGATCGTCCCATTCCAGATAAAACTGTTTGGTAAACCAGATGATTTCGTGAATCTTCATCCATTGCCACATTTCGCGATTTTCCGAAACATAGCCGATCATGCGTTTGAGCCGTACGGTCTCCCAGGCGGGGCTGAAGCCCATGATGGAGAGATGGCCTTCCGTGGGACGCTGTAGGCCGAGCATCATTTTGATCGTCGTGGTTTTTCCGGCGCCGTTATCGCCAGCGAGGCCGTAAACCTTGCCCGGTTCGATCTGCAAATTGAGGTCATGCACCGCACACTTGCGGCGGAAAATTTTGGTGCAATGTTGGATGTCAATCGCTAACTGGTTCATGACGCTCTCCCTTCCATGAAGACGCGGTTGCGCTCTTGCAGCAATTGGTTGACTTCGTCAAAAGCGATTTTCAGGTGGTAGGCCTCGGTCAACGCGCGGTCGAGATGCCGACCCACCAGATTAAGGCGTTCCGCCTTCTCGATGGTGACCGGATTGTCAGCCACAAAGCACCCCATACCGCGGCGCGTTTTGATGACGCCGTCGCGCTCAAGATCGGTGTAAGCCCTCGATATGGTATTGGGATTCACCCGGAGATTTGAAGCGAGTTGCCTGACTGAAGGCAGTTGCTCCCCTGACGTGAGAGTTCCCGTCGCAATTTTGTACTTCACTTGCTGTACAACCTGCATGAAGATCGGGACTCCATTGGATGGGTCAATATCTAGGATCATAATGACGCCTCGCTGTATTAGTGTCCTAATTGATTAGTACAGTAATACAGATTGGTCAGGCTGTCAATTACTTTTCTGGAATTTTTTTGAAAAAAAACAACGAAACGAGTGTTTCGTTTATAAGTATCTGTTAATAATAGGCTTGGGTTTGATTGTATATAATATACGCGAGGTTTTTTTGATAGTAATCAAAATCCATCTCAAAAATTATTGATCCATAACTGTATTGGGCATGGGTACAACTCCGCTCGCTTCAGTGCGGCTCCGCCTTTTTGCACAGGCGCTCCCAGAGTTACACCCATGCCAGAATGATCTTGTCATTTGTAACTAACTAGGTACTTCTTTTGAAGGCTTTTTTTGAGATGGCTTTTAGTTTAAGGGATGAATCTAACGCAGATCAAGCGACGAGATCAATGTGGGGAGTGTCTTCAGATTTCTGATCTGAACTCTTATCTGAGTTCTCACTCAGCTTGCTGATTAAAATATCAACTTGCTCGTTATTTTTCACTTTTTCGATCGGTAATTCCACTTCTTCAGTATTCAGTTGTCCTGGTAATGTGACTTCGACATTCTGAGATTTGACCAACAATTCAAGACGCGCTTCGGCTTCAAGACGGCGCGCAGTAGTCGCCGCCAAGCGGTCGCTGGCGGTCACTTCGCCGCTATACAAAGCGGCGCGCTGAATCTGGTCCGCTGACTTGATGGTGTCCTCAGGCGTACGCTCGCTACGGATTACCGCCGGGATGTCGTTTTTGGGGTTTTCTGCTTCTTCTGTTTCACCGTCTTCATCTACGGTGGGGTCAGAAATGCCAGCGTTTTCTCGTGATTCCTCGTTGAGGTCCAAGCGGGCCTCCGCTTCCATGCGCTGGGCTTTTGACGCAGCCGCCCGGTCTTGGTTTGATGGTTCTGCGGGCGCCAGCGCTGCGCGCTGAATTTGTTGCGCCTTTTGGATGGTCGCTTCGGGGGTCTCTTCTTTTGATGTATCGACGCTCACTTCGCCGCCGACTGCATACTGTTCGCCGTCAGGGCCGACTTGGTATTCAAGTTGAATGGCTCCGGTAATGCCGCCGCCGGCGGATTTGTGCTGCTGCTCGTGGGTACGAACCTCGGCGTCGCGTTTCTCTAATTTTTCAACTTCTTTTTGATCTTGTTCGGTCAGTTTACTACCAGAGCGGGTGTTGTCATCGCTTTTGATTTCGACTGTATCTTGAGAGGAGCGAGGCGCACTGGAACCCTCAGCACGACGTTCGCTAGAAGAACGCGCGTTAGAAGTCTCGCGGGGGAAGTCTCGCGGGGGAAGTATGCGTTTAAGTCCAGTGAGACCGGGTTCATTTTGGAAATCCATTTCCAAGCCTTGCCGCGTTGGTTTTTTCGTCTCGATCAGTCCATGATCGCTGACTCAGGCGCATTTTGCCGTTGTCTACAATATTCTCGGCAAGTTGATCGAAAAGTTTAGGGATATTTTTATGAGTTATTCAAACCGAAACGAAAATAAATCGGCATCCTTCATTATAAAGCGTAGCCGAATTGTTTTCCCTTGAAGTGCGCTCACGTCATTTCCCTGGATCCAATCGACGGGCCTTTTGATCATATCTCCAATGATTTCAGTTGACTCTTCGATGCTGAATCCTTTAATTGACTCGCCGTTTTCGTTTTGGATTTCAACTTGAATCAATCCAGCCGCCGAAGTGGAGTAATTAATCAAGAGTTTTTCTCCATCAAAACGAAATGGCTGAGTAATCATCTCACCCGTTTTAAAACCTGCATGGACGGATGCAAATCCGTCAGTTCGTAAGGTAAGCCTCTCCAGGTAGTGCGCTTCTTGACCGTAACGGCGCTGGATAAACAACGACATTTCTCTCTCACCCGTCGGAACCACTCCACAGGCGGGATAATTGGTGCGTGAACTCCAGTTTTCGATTCCTAAACCGGGCCGGATGAAGGCCTCGCGGAAGGTTCGGTCAAATGTGTTCCCTCCGCGGCTGGTGAGTAAAACCGCATCGGAACAATCGCCGGAATATTGCGCCTCGCCTCCAATTTTTTGAAAAGCCTCAGGGCTTAACACGCGCCGTCCCGGCATAAAACGCGCTGCCAGGCTAATATAGATATTCGGCGCCCGGAAATAGGGATGTGTTTGGTTGGTGTATAAGTGTTCTTGTAATGGTTCGCCGAAGTTCATCTCGACTGGTTCGCTCCAATTCAGGAAATCCGGCGATGTTGTTCGGCTAACTGTTCTGTAGCCTTTGAATTCTCCTTGAGTCCAGGTGCGAAAATAGCAAACGTATACGTTCTCAGACTCTGACCAAAATGCGACGTTTTGTGAATCAAACGCGCCATCAGTGATGAGTGGTTTTTCACGAATCTTATTCCAATGAATCCCATCCTCAGAAATAAACCCAATAAGACCGCTATTTTGGGTTCCT
This portion of the Candidatus Hinthialibacter antarcticus genome encodes:
- a CDS encoding tetratricopeptide repeat protein — protein: MPAPMSGQEAADFWIQKGNYPKALLALRPLVNESPDNANLFYQIGYCLVKMGQYEEAHQELQRALSIDPNHAEAKKLLDRVDYNPDAEGAHSIPDDIFNDAIASSRVLKRIACPQCGAELLKGARDCSHCKYVFPQYKLVKAITSVVIVIAFLAGGRYYFLGPDAFVLPMPTLNQTAGFFVGFLQTVTTLFVAALLTNYCELDKAWNFEWKLDLGASVLTAICMAPINMYAFLLIKEISKIPGWAIFLLGVRIFVFIATVLFLVLFFQRKIIYLVLLVLTYYCISPLFYLLFTPLRWLAGII
- a CDS encoding PQQ-dependent sugar dehydrogenase; the protein is MVKLIHVLSLFVVTFVLVFQSHSQPNAEFEVVLEDVVASLDQPVAGTHAGDGSGRLFILEQKGKIRIIENGALLDEPFLDISDRVEVNSNGYDERGLLGMAFHPNYKSNGRFFVYYTAPSQQSGANSTSVVAEYSVSDFSPNVAQSFEVQLLTFSQPQFNHNGGQLAFGPDGMLYIASGDGGGANDQHGSIGNGQNLNTLLGKILRINVDAPDGNLIPSDNPFVGVDGLDEIWAYGLRNPWRFSFDRETGRLFCADVGQNRIEEINIIKRGGNYGWRIMEGSDCFNPTNCNSEGLELPIAEYNHAANRISVNGGYVYRGRQFSSMIGQYIFSDYAGDFFALEETAPDNWLLKEVSWELASGAHPSIAITSFVEDEDGELYVLYAIGNLFSAPGRLARVTVPGDAPASAHDWQLYHSNE
- a CDS encoding GntR family transcriptional regulator, whose amino-acid sequence is MILDIDPSNGVPIFMQVVQQVKYKIATGTLTSGEQLPSVRQLASNLRVNPNTISRAYTDLERDGVIKTRRGMGCFVADNPVTIEKAERLNLVGRHLDRALTEAYHLKIAFDEVNQLLQERNRVFMEGRAS
- a CDS encoding putative metalloprotease CJM1_0395 family protein, translating into MDFQNEPGLTGLKRILPPRDFPRETSNARSSSERRAEGSSAPRSSQDTVEIKSDDNTRSGSKLTEQDQKEVEKLEKRDAEVRTHEQQHKSAGGGITGAIQLEYQVGPDGEQYAVGGEVSVDTSKEETPEATIQKAQQIQRAALAPAEPSNQDRAAASKAQRMEAEARLDLNEESRENAGISDPTVDEDGETEEAENPKNDIPAVIRSERTPEDTIKSADQIQRAALYSGEVTASDRLAATTARRLEAEARLELLVKSQNVEVTLPGQLNTEEVELPIEKVKNNEQVDILISKLSENSDKSSDQKSEDTPHIDLVA
- a CDS encoding ABC transporter ATP-binding protein, which codes for MNQLAIDIQHCTKIFRRKCAVHDLNLQIEPGKVYGLAGDNGAGKTTTIKMMLGLQRPTEGHLSIMGFSPAWETVRLKRMIGYVSENREMWQWMKIHEIIWFTKQFYLEWDDQLVESTRNDMNLDPEAKIKHLSRGERAKLALLLAIGHRPPLLILDEPSSGLDPIVRREILEQVVSLIQSEGRTVFFSSHLLDEVERVADDVGIMHNGRLLRNQSLTSLKESAKRIRVTWNGDIPEREQLSAVNWIEGSGREESYFSGEFEDGVLEQFRAYKPIDLQVEPMSLEEIFVETVRSARRGM
- a CDS encoding rhodanese-like domain-containing protein translates to MKHAPGFLKLVQESKKRVVETNVAEVKQRMDASEEFVLVDVREDHEWDNGRLPQAIHLGKGIIERDVEGKLPDHDQEIILYCGGGYRSALAADALQQMGYTNVKSMDGGFTGWKNAGLPIVTE